A single window of Lutzomyia longipalpis isolate SR_M1_2022 chromosome 1, ASM2433408v1 DNA harbors:
- the LOC129788088 gene encoding 5'-3' exoribonuclease 2 homolog isoform X2: MGVPAFFRWLSRKYSSVLIECVEKRVTNEDGEEVSECASLPNPNGVEFDNLYLDMNGIIHPCTHPEDKPAPKNEDEMMVAIFEYIDRLFAIVRPRKVLYMAIDGVAPRAKMNQQRSRRFRASKEAAEKTAEIARVREELKAKGAILPPEKEKGEHFDSNCITPGTPFMERLSRCLHYYVHERMNNHPGWRNIKVILSDANVPGEGEHKIMDYIRRQRAQPNHDPNTQHVLCGADADLIMLGLATHEPNFTIIREEFLPNKERPCEVCSQFGHELSKCEGLNGGDSSEPPPIAKEVQFIFVRLSVLREYLERELEMPNLPFEYDFDRVIDDWVFMCFFVGNDFLPHLPSLEIRENAIDRLVTLYKKCVYKTGGYLTDSGDVNLKRVEMIMQDLGMVEDQIFKTRQSKEQMYKMREKQKRMQQKAPNFEQIHKGQFAPTALGRGIQPAAIQNPRQEAARYRMIDQQRPDTALQSMLIPEGRGTKRKSDQMEQASAQEGGAKEEEEEEEEVQDEVRLWEDGFKDRYYESKFDVMATNVEFRYAVARQYVKGLCWVLQYYYQGCASWNWYFPYHYAPFASDFINIAGQSTKFEKGTKPFNPLEQLMGVFPAASKSHIPEPWGELMIDPRSTIIDFYPEDFKIDLNGKKFAWQGVALLPFVDEKRLFKALKPLHDKLTEAEKRRNSLGSDRLYVGPGNEGYKLLKGIYTNDIDNNDGTPVVIQGMQGTVRKAGDLVPTGGMLISPVFGLEPICDNSVVTVKFKDPEYAEDFIFPAKKLPDAKEAPRVLKPGGMGNDRHYKPMIGFTRDLPQASLSGTGHRMMNHYTHDRSRDSGQYKSYPPPNQYQHHQQNQYQQRSSYQDNSRNDGVYRSNYNRQSRFEPYGSQQRHHQQNYSHQQNHSQQQSYNRHSNTQPWQSQQRNQDDRSQGHRQQRYGGAHTHTYQGGSRGGYQQNYSRR, encoded by the exons ATGGGAGTTCCAGCATTCTTCCGGTGGCTCTCACGCAAATATTCGAGCGTTCTCATTGAGTGTGTGGAGAAAAGA GTAACAAACGAGGATGGGGAGGAAGTATCAGAGTGTGCCTCACTGCCCAATCCCAATGGAGTGGAATTTGATAATTTGTACTTGGATATGAATGGAATTATCCACCCGTGTACGCATCCGGAAGACAAGCCGGCACCGAAGAATGAAGATGAGATGATGGTGGCTATTTTTGAGTACATTGACAGGTTGTTTGCCATTGTACGCCCCAGGAAGGTTCTCTACATGGCCATTGATGGAGTG GCTCCTCGTGCTAAGATGAACCAACAGCGTTCGAGACGCTTCCGGGCCTCGAAGGAGGCTGCCGAGAAGACAGCAGAAATTGCGCGGGTACGCGAAGAATTGAAAGCAAAGGGTGCTATCTTGCCGCCTGAGAAGGAGAAAGGGGAGCATTTTGATTCAAACTGCATCACCCCAGGAACACCCTTCATGGAGCGCCTGAGTCGTTGTCTCCACTACTACGTGCATGAACGCATGAATAATCATCCCGGATGGAGGAATATCAAAGTCATCCTGTCGGATGCAAATGTTCCCGGAGAGGGAGAGCACAAGATCATGGATTACATCCGGAGGCAACGTGCACAGCCAAATCACGATCCAAACACCCAACACGTGCTCTGTGGAGCTGATGCGGATCTCATTATGCTCGGCTTAGCAACGCATGAGCCGAATTTTACGATTATTCGTGAGGAATTCCTGCCCAACAAAGAGAGGCCGTGTGAGGTTTGCTCCCAATTTGGGCATGAGCTGTCCAAATGCGAGGGGCTCAATGGCGGTGATTCCAGTGAGCCACCACCAATAGCCAAGGAGGTTCAATTTATCTTTGTACGCCTCTCAGTGCTCCGGGAGTACCTTGAGAGGGAGCTGGAGATGCCCAATTTGCCCTTTGAGTACGATTTCGATCGTGTCATCGATGATTGGGTCTTTATGTGCTTCTTCGTGGGCAATGACTTCCTCCCGCATTTACCGAGTCTCGAGATCCGCGAGAATGCCATTGATCGTCTCGTCACGTTGTACAAGAAGTGCGTCTACAAGACGGGCGGGTATTTGACGGATTCCGGAGATGTGAATCTCAAGCGGGTGGAGATGATTATGCAGGACTTGGGAATGGTGGAAGATCAAATCTTCAAGACGCGCCAGAGTAAGGAGCAGATGTACAAAATGCGCGAGAAGCAGAAGCGGATGCAGCAGAAAGCTCCGAATTTTGAACAAATTCACAAAGGGCAATTTGCACCGACCGCACTGGGGCGTGGAATTCAACCGGCTGCCATACAGAATCCCCGGCAGGAGGCAGCCAGGTATCGAATGATTGATCAGCAGCGTCCAGATACAGCACTGCAGTCAATGCTGATTCCCGAAGGACGTGGAACGAAGAGGAAGTCCGATCAGATGGAGCAAGCGTCGGCACAGGAGGGAGGAGCAAAGGAGGAAgaagaggaggaggaggaagtgCAGGATGAAGTGCGTTTGTGGGAGGATGGCTTCAAGGATCGCTACTACGAGTCCAAATTCGACGTAATGGCAACAAATGTGGAATTCCGCTATGCCGTGGCGAGGCAGTACGTCAAAGGACTCTGCTGGGTACTTCAGTACTACTACCAGGGATGTGCTTCGTGGAATTGGTACTTTCCCTACCACTATGCTCCATTTGCATCGGATTTCATCAACATTGCCGGGCAATCGACGAAATTTGAGAAAGGAACGAAACCCTTTAATCCCCTTGAGCAGCTTATGGGTGTCTTTCCAGCTGCTAGCAAGTCTCACATCCCAGAACCTTGGGGAGAGCTCATGATTGATCCT agATCCACAATAATTGACTTCTATCCGGAAGACTTCAAGATTGACCTGAATGGAAAGAAATTCGCCTGGCAAGGTGTTGCTTTGCTGCCTTTTGTCGACGAAAAGCGCCTCTTCAAAGCACTCAAGCCACTCCATGATAAACTCACGGAAGCAGAAA aACGGAGAAACTCCCTCGGCAGCGATAGGCTGTACGTTGGTCCGGGGAATGAGGGCTACAAACTCCTCAAGGGGATCTATACAAATGACATTGATAACAACGACGGCACTCCTGTGGTCATTCAAGGGATGCAGGGAACTGTCCGGAAGGCTGGGGATCTCGTACCAACTGGAGG gaTGCTAATCTCTCCAGTCTTTGGGCTTGAGCCAATTTGCGACAATTCCGTCGTGACGGTTAAATTCAAAGATCCGGAATATGCGGAAGACTTCATCTTCCCAGCGAAGAAGCTTCCGGATGCAAAGGAAGCACCGAGAGTGCTGAAACCCGGTGGAATGGGCAATGATCGGCACTACAAGCCAATGATTGGCTTCACGCGGGATCTACCGCAGGCCTCCCTGTCCGGAACTGGGCACAGAATGATGAATCACTACACACATGATAGATCAAGGGATTCAGGGCAGTACAAATCATACCCACCGCCCAATCAGTACCAGCATCATCAGCAGAATCAATATCAACAGAGATCCTCCTATCAAg ataattcCCGCAATGATGGAGTTTATCGATCAAACTACAATCGTCAGAGTAGATTTGAACCCTATGGCTCCCAGCAGCGGCATCATCAGCAAAATTATTCGCATCAGCAAAATCATTCGCAACAGCAAAGCTACAACCGCCACTCCAACACACAACCGTGGCAATCGCAGCAGAGGAATCAGGATGATAGATCACAAGGACATCGGCAACAAAGGTATGGTGGTGCACATACGCACACCTACCAAGGTGGTAGTCGTGGGGGCTACCAACAAAACTACAGCcggagataa
- the LOC129788088 gene encoding 5'-3' exoribonuclease 2 homolog isoform X1, with product MGVPAFFRWLSRKYSSVLIECVEKRVTNEDGEEVSECASLPNPNGVEFDNLYLDMNGIIHPCTHPEDKPAPKNEDEMMVAIFEYIDRLFAIVRPRKVLYMAIDGVAPRAKMNQQRSRRFRASKEAAEKTAEIARVREELKAKGAILPPEKEKGEHFDSNCITPGTPFMERLSRCLHYYVHERMNNHPGWRNIKVILSDANVPGEGEHKIMDYIRRQRAQPNHDPNTQHVLCGADADLIMLGLATHEPNFTIIREEFLPNKERPCEVCSQFGHELSKCEGLNGGDSSEPPPIAKEVQFIFVRLSVLREYLERELEMPNLPFEYDFDRVIDDWVFMCFFVGNDFLPHLPSLEIRENAIDRLVTLYKKCVYKTGGYLTDSGDVNLKRVEMIMQDLGMVEDQIFKTRQSKEQMYKMREKQKRMQQKAPNFEQIHKGQFAPTALGRGIQPAAIQNPRQEAARYRMIDQQRPDTALQSMLIPEGRGTKRKSDQMEQASAQEGGAKEEEEEEEEVQDEVRLWEDGFKDRYYESKFDVMATNVEFRYAVARQYVKGLCWVLQYYYQGCASWNWYFPYHYAPFASDFINIAGQSTKFEKGTKPFNPLEQLMGVFPAASKSHIPEPWGELMIDPRSTIIDFYPEDFKIDLNGKKFAWQGVALLPFVDEKRLFKALKPLHDKLTEAEKRRNSLGSDRLYVGPGNEGYKLLKGIYTNDIDNNDGTPVVIQGMQGTVRKAGDLVPTGGMLISPVFGLEPICDNSVVTVKFKDPEYAEDFIFPAKKLPDAKEAPRVLKPGGMGNDRHYKPMIGFTRDLPQASLSGTGHRMMNHYTHDRSRDSGQYKSYPPPNQYQHHQQNQYQQRSSYQGKNFHLFPSLNCTKFKSRENHENPPFSRREKSSRKSQDFHTQWEIIKRHTTQELIGIVPHMRSLSKQSNLRRRPSIYQTPFHFLQNKKGKKSAKLVQLTRKFPSNPAPYEGCLQG from the exons ATGGGAGTTCCAGCATTCTTCCGGTGGCTCTCACGCAAATATTCGAGCGTTCTCATTGAGTGTGTGGAGAAAAGA GTAACAAACGAGGATGGGGAGGAAGTATCAGAGTGTGCCTCACTGCCCAATCCCAATGGAGTGGAATTTGATAATTTGTACTTGGATATGAATGGAATTATCCACCCGTGTACGCATCCGGAAGACAAGCCGGCACCGAAGAATGAAGATGAGATGATGGTGGCTATTTTTGAGTACATTGACAGGTTGTTTGCCATTGTACGCCCCAGGAAGGTTCTCTACATGGCCATTGATGGAGTG GCTCCTCGTGCTAAGATGAACCAACAGCGTTCGAGACGCTTCCGGGCCTCGAAGGAGGCTGCCGAGAAGACAGCAGAAATTGCGCGGGTACGCGAAGAATTGAAAGCAAAGGGTGCTATCTTGCCGCCTGAGAAGGAGAAAGGGGAGCATTTTGATTCAAACTGCATCACCCCAGGAACACCCTTCATGGAGCGCCTGAGTCGTTGTCTCCACTACTACGTGCATGAACGCATGAATAATCATCCCGGATGGAGGAATATCAAAGTCATCCTGTCGGATGCAAATGTTCCCGGAGAGGGAGAGCACAAGATCATGGATTACATCCGGAGGCAACGTGCACAGCCAAATCACGATCCAAACACCCAACACGTGCTCTGTGGAGCTGATGCGGATCTCATTATGCTCGGCTTAGCAACGCATGAGCCGAATTTTACGATTATTCGTGAGGAATTCCTGCCCAACAAAGAGAGGCCGTGTGAGGTTTGCTCCCAATTTGGGCATGAGCTGTCCAAATGCGAGGGGCTCAATGGCGGTGATTCCAGTGAGCCACCACCAATAGCCAAGGAGGTTCAATTTATCTTTGTACGCCTCTCAGTGCTCCGGGAGTACCTTGAGAGGGAGCTGGAGATGCCCAATTTGCCCTTTGAGTACGATTTCGATCGTGTCATCGATGATTGGGTCTTTATGTGCTTCTTCGTGGGCAATGACTTCCTCCCGCATTTACCGAGTCTCGAGATCCGCGAGAATGCCATTGATCGTCTCGTCACGTTGTACAAGAAGTGCGTCTACAAGACGGGCGGGTATTTGACGGATTCCGGAGATGTGAATCTCAAGCGGGTGGAGATGATTATGCAGGACTTGGGAATGGTGGAAGATCAAATCTTCAAGACGCGCCAGAGTAAGGAGCAGATGTACAAAATGCGCGAGAAGCAGAAGCGGATGCAGCAGAAAGCTCCGAATTTTGAACAAATTCACAAAGGGCAATTTGCACCGACCGCACTGGGGCGTGGAATTCAACCGGCTGCCATACAGAATCCCCGGCAGGAGGCAGCCAGGTATCGAATGATTGATCAGCAGCGTCCAGATACAGCACTGCAGTCAATGCTGATTCCCGAAGGACGTGGAACGAAGAGGAAGTCCGATCAGATGGAGCAAGCGTCGGCACAGGAGGGAGGAGCAAAGGAGGAAgaagaggaggaggaggaagtgCAGGATGAAGTGCGTTTGTGGGAGGATGGCTTCAAGGATCGCTACTACGAGTCCAAATTCGACGTAATGGCAACAAATGTGGAATTCCGCTATGCCGTGGCGAGGCAGTACGTCAAAGGACTCTGCTGGGTACTTCAGTACTACTACCAGGGATGTGCTTCGTGGAATTGGTACTTTCCCTACCACTATGCTCCATTTGCATCGGATTTCATCAACATTGCCGGGCAATCGACGAAATTTGAGAAAGGAACGAAACCCTTTAATCCCCTTGAGCAGCTTATGGGTGTCTTTCCAGCTGCTAGCAAGTCTCACATCCCAGAACCTTGGGGAGAGCTCATGATTGATCCT agATCCACAATAATTGACTTCTATCCGGAAGACTTCAAGATTGACCTGAATGGAAAGAAATTCGCCTGGCAAGGTGTTGCTTTGCTGCCTTTTGTCGACGAAAAGCGCCTCTTCAAAGCACTCAAGCCACTCCATGATAAACTCACGGAAGCAGAAA aACGGAGAAACTCCCTCGGCAGCGATAGGCTGTACGTTGGTCCGGGGAATGAGGGCTACAAACTCCTCAAGGGGATCTATACAAATGACATTGATAACAACGACGGCACTCCTGTGGTCATTCAAGGGATGCAGGGAACTGTCCGGAAGGCTGGGGATCTCGTACCAACTGGAGG gaTGCTAATCTCTCCAGTCTTTGGGCTTGAGCCAATTTGCGACAATTCCGTCGTGACGGTTAAATTCAAAGATCCGGAATATGCGGAAGACTTCATCTTCCCAGCGAAGAAGCTTCCGGATGCAAAGGAAGCACCGAGAGTGCTGAAACCCGGTGGAATGGGCAATGATCGGCACTACAAGCCAATGATTGGCTTCACGCGGGATCTACCGCAGGCCTCCCTGTCCGGAACTGGGCACAGAATGATGAATCACTACACACATGATAGATCAAGGGATTCAGGGCAGTACAAATCATACCCACCGCCCAATCAGTACCAGCATCATCAGCAGAATCAATATCAACAGAGATCCTCCTATCAAggtaagaattttcatttatttccttCCCTGAATTGTACGAAATTTAAATCAagagaaaatcatgaaaatccCCCATTTTCACGAAGAGAGAAATCAAGCAGAAAAAGTCAAGATTTCCACACACAGTGGGAGATCATTAAAAGGCACACAACACAAGAATTAATTGGTATAGTTCCTCACATGAGATCCTTGTCAAAACAATCCAACCTCCGACGCCGTCCCTCAATTTACCAAACCCCCTTCCATTTTCTGCAAAACAAAAAAGGCAAGAAGAGTGCAAAATTGGTGCAATTAACGAGGAAATTTCCTTCGAATCCCGCCCCTTACGAGGGATGCCTTCAGGGGTGA